A section of the Pseudomonas sp. FP453 genome encodes:
- a CDS encoding TonB-dependent siderophore receptor produces MPFPIPFRPTLLALCCSLGITAHAATPATPQDANNRQDGNTLELGATNISADAPAPSALPPVYAGGQVARGGQLGVLGNQDIMDVPFSMSSYTEKLIRDQQAETVGDVLLNDSSVRQASGYANQAQTFMIRGLPLNGDDMSYNGLYGILPRQIISTDALERVEVFKGPNAFINGVSPTGSGIGGGVNLQPKRADDLPLRRFSTDISSDGRVGEHLDIGQRFGEDHQFGARVNLSQREGDTGIDDENQRSKLFAVGLDYRGDALRVSGDFVYQKEHINGGRNSVFTGTATHIPDAPSADTNYAPSWSSTNLEDTLGMLRAEYDLNDTWTAYAAGGVKHTREMGRYSSVTLTDNLGNATASGSTIAHEEDNSSLMTGLNGKFQTGAVSHRLNFGLAGTWTQARNAYVFASGKTTTNIYNPVTGAPPALNNPRNTPGTDFSDPEITAKTFVRSAAVSDTFGFFDDRLLVTVGARRQQMVVQGYNYASGTRTANYDESITTPVYGLVFKPWEHVSVYVNRIEGLAQGPTSPLKLGERTIIGGGQAYAPARSKQIEAGVKVDMGTYGATLGVYRIEQPGAGYSEVVDATTARYVREGLQINKGVELNVFGEPVSGLRLLGGVTVMKTELKDTQNGANDGNRAIGVPSFQLNAGVDWDVPGLQGVSLNGRMLRTGGQYADAANNLSLPAWNRFDVGARYNFKVAQRDVTVGATVENVANAKYWESAQGGFLSQGDPRVAKLSASVDF; encoded by the coding sequence ATGCCCTTCCCTATTCCGTTTCGTCCGACCCTGCTCGCCCTGTGCTGCTCCCTGGGCATCACTGCTCATGCCGCCACCCCAGCCACCCCGCAGGATGCGAACAACCGTCAGGACGGCAACACCCTGGAATTGGGCGCCACCAACATCAGCGCCGACGCGCCCGCGCCAAGCGCCCTGCCCCCGGTGTACGCCGGCGGCCAGGTGGCACGCGGTGGCCAGTTGGGGGTGTTGGGCAACCAGGACATCATGGACGTGCCGTTCAGCATGTCTTCCTACACCGAGAAACTGATCCGCGACCAGCAGGCCGAAACCGTCGGCGATGTGCTGCTCAATGACTCGTCCGTGCGCCAGGCGTCGGGGTATGCCAACCAGGCGCAGACCTTCATGATTCGCGGCTTGCCCCTGAATGGCGACGATATGTCCTACAACGGTCTGTACGGCATCCTGCCGCGCCAGATCATCTCCACCGACGCCCTGGAACGGGTCGAAGTGTTCAAGGGCCCGAATGCCTTTATCAACGGCGTGAGCCCCACCGGTTCGGGGATTGGCGGCGGCGTGAACCTGCAACCCAAGCGCGCCGATGATCTGCCGTTGCGCCGTTTCAGCACCGACATCAGCAGCGATGGCCGGGTGGGTGAGCACTTGGACATTGGCCAGCGCTTTGGTGAAGACCATCAGTTTGGCGCACGGGTGAACCTGTCCCAGCGCGAAGGCGATACCGGCATCGATGATGAAAACCAGCGCTCGAAGCTGTTTGCGGTGGGCCTGGACTACCGTGGCGATGCGTTGCGTGTGTCCGGCGACTTTGTGTACCAGAAGGAGCATATCAACGGTGGGCGCAACTCGGTCTTTACCGGCACCGCCACCCACATCCCGGATGCGCCGTCGGCTGACACCAACTACGCGCCGAGCTGGAGCAGTACCAACCTGGAAGACACCCTGGGCATGCTGCGTGCCGAGTACGACCTGAACGACACCTGGACGGCGTACGCGGCAGGCGGGGTCAAGCACACTCGTGAAATGGGGCGTTACTCGTCGGTAACCCTCACCGACAACCTCGGCAACGCCACCGCCAGCGGTTCGACCATCGCCCACGAAGAAGACAACAGCAGCCTGATGACGGGCCTGAACGGCAAGTTCCAGACCGGTGCGGTGAGCCATCGCCTCAACTTCGGCCTGGCCGGGACCTGGACCCAGGCGCGCAACGCTTATGTGTTTGCCAGCGGCAAGACCACCACCAATATCTACAACCCGGTGACCGGCGCGCCGCCGGCCTTGAACAACCCACGCAACACCCCGGGCACGGACTTCAGCGACCCGGAAATTACCGCGAAGACTTTTGTGCGCAGCGCGGCGGTTTCCGACACCTTTGGTTTCTTCGATGACCGCTTGTTGGTGACCGTTGGCGCCCGTCGCCAGCAGATGGTGGTGCAGGGTTACAACTACGCGAGCGGCACGCGCACGGCGAACTATGACGAGTCGATCACCACGCCGGTCTACGGCCTGGTGTTCAAGCCGTGGGAGCATGTGTCGGTGTACGTCAACCGCATCGAAGGCTTGGCCCAGGGGCCGACGTCGCCGCTGAAACTGGGTGAACGGACGATCATCGGCGGCGGACAAGCCTATGCACCCGCACGCTCCAAGCAGATTGAAGCGGGCGTCAAGGTCGATATGGGCACCTACGGCGCCACGCTGGGTGTTTACCGTATCGAACAGCCGGGGGCCGGTTACTCCGAAGTCGTCGATGCGACCACTGCGCGCTACGTGCGCGAAGGCTTGCAAATCAACAAGGGCGTGGAGCTCAACGTGTTCGGCGAACCGGTCAGCGGCCTGCGTTTGCTCGGCGGTGTGACGGTGATGAAGACCGAACTCAAGGACACGCAGAACGGCGCCAACGATGGCAACCGTGCCATCGGCGTGCCTTCGTTCCAGCTCAACGCCGGGGTGGATTGGGATGTGCCGGGCCTGCAAGGTGTGAGCCTCAATGGGCGCATGCTGCGCACCGGTGGCCAGTACGCGGATGCGGCCAACAAC
- a CDS encoding DNA polymerase II → MDLQQGFVLTRHWRDTPAGTEVSFWLATDQGPRLVRLPVQTSVMFIPEAHRKPLDWLLKGERDIELRPLELLDFHHRKVLGLYTRQHRQAMDVEKRLRAAGVDVYEGDVRPPERYMMERFITAPVWFGGTPDANGVLTDAQMKPAPDYRPALKLVSLDIETTAKGELYSIALEGCGERQVYMLGPPNQTTAVDFKLDYCDTRAQLLERLNHWLATFDPDAIIGWNVVQFDLRVLHEHAQRLNVPLLLGRGGEAMTWREHGSRNHYFAAAAGRLIIDGIEGLRSATWSFESFSLENVAQTLLGEGKDISTPYQRMDEINRMFAEDKPALARYNLKDCELVTRIFAKTELLTFLLERASVTGLPADRNGGSVAAFTHLYMPLMHRQGFVAPNLGDKPPQASPGGFVMDSRPGLYESVLVLDYKSLYPSIIRSFLIDPVGLIEGLKYPDDSQSVEGFRGACFSRTRHCLPAIVARVSEGREEAKREHNAPLSQALKIIMNAFYGVLGSSGCRFFDTRLASSITMRGHQIMRQTRALVEAQGYEVIYGDTDSTFVWLGSKHSQEDAGRIGRALVQHVNDWWREHLRSEFGLQSALELQYETHFSRFLMPTIRGAEEGSKKRYAGLVTHSDGREEMVYKGLETVRSDWSPLARRFQQELYQRIFHRQPHQDYIRDYVQRTLSGEFDELLIYRKRLRRQLDDYERNVPPHVRAARLADDYNDRLGRPRQYQRGGWISYVITVNGPEPLETRQAPIDYDHYVTRQLQPVADAILPFVNDDFSTLVGGQMGLF, encoded by the coding sequence GTGGATTTACAGCAGGGTTTTGTCCTGACCCGGCATTGGCGCGACACCCCGGCGGGCACGGAGGTCAGCTTCTGGCTGGCCACCGATCAAGGCCCACGGCTTGTACGCCTCCCCGTGCAGACCTCGGTGATGTTCATCCCCGAAGCCCACCGCAAGCCGCTCGACTGGCTGCTCAAGGGCGAGCGCGACATCGAATTGCGCCCCCTGGAATTGCTGGATTTCCACCACCGCAAGGTCCTCGGCCTCTACACCCGCCAGCACCGCCAGGCGATGGACGTGGAAAAACGCCTGCGCGCCGCCGGTGTCGACGTCTACGAAGGCGACGTACGCCCGCCCGAGCGCTACATGATGGAACGCTTCATCACCGCGCCCGTGTGGTTCGGCGGCACGCCGGATGCCAACGGTGTGTTGACGGATGCGCAGATGAAACCCGCGCCCGACTACCGCCCGGCGCTCAAACTGGTGTCCCTGGACATCGAGACCACCGCCAAGGGCGAGCTCTATTCCATCGCCCTCGAAGGCTGCGGCGAGCGCCAGGTGTACATGCTCGGCCCGCCGAACCAGACCACGGCGGTGGACTTCAAGCTCGACTACTGCGACACCCGCGCCCAACTGCTCGAACGCCTCAACCACTGGCTGGCCACCTTTGATCCCGATGCAATCATCGGCTGGAACGTGGTGCAGTTCGACCTGCGCGTGCTCCACGAACACGCCCAGCGCCTCAACGTGCCGCTGCTGCTCGGGCGTGGCGGCGAGGCCATGACCTGGCGCGAACACGGCAGCCGCAACCACTACTTCGCCGCAGCGGCGGGGCGCTTGATCATCGACGGCATCGAGGGCCTGCGTTCGGCGACCTGGAGCTTTGAATCCTTCAGCCTGGAAAACGTCGCGCAAACCCTGCTCGGCGAAGGCAAGGACATCTCCACGCCGTACCAGCGCATGGACGAAATCAACCGCATGTTCGCCGAGGACAAGCCCGCCCTGGCGCGCTACAACCTCAAGGACTGCGAACTGGTCACGCGGATTTTCGCCAAGACCGAACTGCTCACCTTCCTGCTCGAACGCGCCAGCGTCACCGGCTTGCCGGCCGACCGCAACGGCGGCTCGGTCGCCGCGTTCACCCACCTGTACATGCCGCTGATGCACCGCCAGGGTTTCGTCGCGCCGAACCTGGGGGACAAACCGCCCCAGGCCAGCCCCGGCGGATTTGTCATGGACTCGCGCCCCGGCCTCTACGAATCGGTGCTGGTGCTCGACTACAAAAGCCTCTACCCGTCGATCATCCGCAGCTTCCTGATCGACCCGGTGGGCCTGATCGAAGGCCTCAAATACCCCGACGACAGCCAGTCGGTGGAAGGCTTTCGCGGCGCGTGTTTCTCGCGCACCCGGCACTGCTTGCCGGCCATCGTCGCGCGGGTGTCCGAGGGCCGCGAAGAAGCCAAGCGCGAACACAACGCGCCGTTGTCCCAGGCGCTGAAAATCATCATGAACGCCTTCTACGGCGTGCTCGGCTCCAGCGGTTGCCGCTTCTTCGACACGCGGCTGGCGTCGTCCATCACGATGCGCGGCCACCAGATCATGCGCCAGACCCGCGCCCTGGTCGAAGCCCAGGGTTATGAGGTGATCTACGGCGACACCGACTCCACCTTCGTCTGGCTCGGCAGCAAGCATTCCCAGGAGGACGCCGGGCGCATCGGCCGCGCCTTGGTGCAGCACGTCAACGACTGGTGGCGCGAGCACCTGCGCAGCGAGTTCGGCCTGCAAAGCGCGCTGGAACTGCAATACGAAACCCACTTCAGCCGCTTCCTCATGCCGACCATCCGCGGCGCCGAGGAGGGCAGCAAAAAACGCTACGCCGGCCTGGTCACGCACAGCGATGGCCGCGAAGAAATGGTCTACAAAGGCCTGGAAACCGTGCGCAGCGACTGGTCGCCCCTGGCCCGCCGGTTCCAGCAGGAACTCTACCAGCGCATCTTCCACCGCCAGCCGCACCAGGACTACATCCGCGACTACGTGCAGCGCACCTTGAGTGGCGAATTCGACGAGTTGCTGATCTACCGCAAGCGCCTGCGCCGCCAGCTGGACGACTACGAACGCAACGTGCCACCCCACGTGCGCGCCGCGCGCCTGGCGGACGACTACAACGACCGCCTCGGGCGTCCGCGCCAGTACCAGCGCGGAGGCTGGATCAGCTACGTGATCACGGTCAACGGCCCGGAACCCCTGGAAACCCGCCAGGCGCCTATCGACTACGATCACTATGTCACTCGCCAACTACAGCCCGTCGCCGATGCCATCCTGCCGTTCGTGAACGATGATTTCAGCACCCTGGTCGGCGGCCAGATGGGCCTGTTCTAA
- a CDS encoding glutathione S-transferase, with translation MYTLYGIDESGSCMIEIALQRCAVPWRRIDAASWAEGAGSDELARINPLKQVPTLLTPGGQVLTESAAILIHLGLEFPASELLAGNRAQIIRGLVYIAANCYSAIGIIDYPQRWLGNVNETVQAQLVTGTRRYLHQAWVVFADQFAGQLFAPNDTPNALGLMAAAVSRWDESREALNGLAPGFAQSLAQVDADPVVAPVFARHWPDWKVS, from the coding sequence ATGTACACGCTCTACGGCATCGACGAATCCGGCTCGTGCATGATCGAAATCGCCCTGCAACGTTGCGCGGTGCCCTGGCGCCGAATCGACGCCGCATCATGGGCAGAGGGCGCTGGCAGTGATGAACTGGCGCGCATCAACCCGCTCAAGCAAGTACCCACCTTGCTCACGCCCGGTGGCCAGGTGCTGACTGAAAGCGCAGCGATCCTGATCCACCTCGGCCTGGAATTTCCCGCCTCCGAATTGCTGGCCGGCAACCGCGCGCAGATCATTCGCGGGCTGGTGTACATCGCCGCCAATTGCTACTCGGCCATCGGCATCATCGACTACCCGCAACGCTGGCTCGGCAACGTCAACGAAACCGTGCAGGCGCAACTGGTCACCGGCACCCGGCGCTATCTGCACCAGGCCTGGGTGGTGTTTGCCGATCAGTTTGCCGGGCAGTTGTTCGCCCCCAACGACACGCCGAATGCACTGGGCCTGATGGCGGCAGCGGTGTCGCGCTGGGATGAGTCGCGGGAGGCCTTGAACGGCCTGGCCCCGGGCTTTGCCCAGAGCCTGGCGCAGGTGGACGCCGATCCCGTTGTAGCGCCCGTGTTTGCGCGGCATTGGCCGGACTGGAAGGTCTCATGA
- a CDS encoding DUF4174 domain-containing protein produces the protein MLIRSLTLATLMVFTGPLLAADDTNPLKQDVGKARPLIVVELDSGNATLTTLKKQLDEAANKQAFEARSMVFYTVKFGSIGAEGEKFAKDAKDNKKLTPPETNALIRALKLGAGSGTKVILVGKDGEKKLEKTVPPDTLDLKEFFSTIDQMPMAEKETAAAAEPEPAAPAPAKGAKPAKAGSKPAPQQLDD, from the coding sequence ATGCTCATCCGGTCGCTGACCCTGGCTACCTTGATGGTTTTTACGGGGCCGCTGTTGGCCGCTGATGATACCAACCCACTCAAGCAGGACGTGGGCAAAGCCCGTCCGCTGATCGTGGTGGAGCTTGATTCCGGTAACGCCACCTTGACCACGCTCAAGAAGCAACTCGACGAGGCTGCCAACAAGCAAGCCTTCGAAGCACGCAGCATGGTGTTCTACACCGTGAAGTTCGGCAGCATTGGCGCCGAAGGGGAGAAGTTCGCCAAGGACGCCAAGGACAACAAGAAACTCACGCCGCCAGAAACCAACGCCCTGATCCGCGCCCTCAAGCTGGGTGCCGGCAGCGGCACCAAGGTCATCCTGGTGGGCAAGGATGGCGAGAAGAAACTCGAGAAGACCGTGCCACCGGATACCCTCGACCTGAAGGAATTCTTCAGCACCATCGACCAGATGCCCATGGCGGAAAAAGAAACCGCCGCCGCCGCAGAACCCGAACCGGCCGCACCGGCCCCCGCCAAAGGCGCCAAACCGGCCAAGGCCGGCAGCAAGCCTGCGCCGCAACAACTGGACGATTGA
- a CDS encoding sigma-70 family RNA polymerase sigma factor, with amino-acid sequence MSSTPAVSPTDLATLYQQQHRWLQQWLWRRLNCSQSAADLAQDTFLRLLAKNQAIEVQAPRSFLAKVAQSVLSNHFRRQKLERAYLQALALLPEEAAPSAETQWILLETLTALDEVLSRLALPVRQAFLWSQLDGLSHGEIAQRLGASIATVKRYIIKAGAHCILLDSQQP; translated from the coding sequence ATGTCGTCGACTCCTGCGGTAAGCCCCACTGACCTGGCCACCCTCTACCAGCAGCAACACCGTTGGTTGCAGCAATGGCTGTGGCGTCGCCTGAATTGCTCGCAGAGTGCCGCCGACCTGGCCCAGGACACGTTCCTGCGCTTGCTGGCGAAGAATCAGGCGATCGAAGTGCAGGCGCCGCGCAGTTTTCTGGCGAAGGTGGCGCAGAGCGTGCTGTCCAACCACTTCCGTCGGCAAAAGCTCGAACGGGCCTACTTGCAGGCCCTGGCCCTGTTGCCGGAAGAAGCCGCCCCCAGCGCCGAAACCCAATGGATCCTGCTGGAAACCCTCACCGCCCTCGACGAAGTGCTCAGCCGCCTGGCCTTGCCGGTGCGCCAGGCGTTCCTCTGGTCGCAGCTCGACGGCCTCAGCCATGGCGAGATTGCCCAGCGCCTCGGCGCCAGCATCGCCACGGTCAAGCGCTACATTATCAAGGCCGGCGCGCACTGCATCCTGCTGGACAGCCAGCAACCATGA
- a CDS encoding FecR domain-containing protein encodes MTLSLEAAEQAMHWQLELQAPDVSAQTRAECQRWREQDPAHELAWQHSQRFLQRMQDVRAPAHQALVSAALLPTLSRRQVVKHLAMLLAVGATAWSAKDSELLQHWTSDYSTTVGERWRIDLADNTQVQLNTDSAIDVKYTPERRQIHLLRGEILVDPNPADNRPLWVQTAEGLTRAVSGRFSLRQRDGFTQLGADQGPLSVQIPSRSLVLQPGELISFDAHTVLARRPQRDGELAWRGGMIVAQGMPLADFLEELSRYRRGRLACDPAVRGVRVSGTYPLADTDRILAALAQTLQLEVQHFTRFWVTLKPRQHLV; translated from the coding sequence ATGACCCTGTCCCTGGAAGCCGCCGAGCAGGCGATGCATTGGCAACTGGAATTGCAGGCGCCCGACGTCAGCGCACAGACCCGCGCCGAATGCCAGCGCTGGCGCGAACAAGACCCGGCTCATGAGTTGGCCTGGCAGCATTCCCAGCGGTTTCTCCAGCGCATGCAAGACGTGCGCGCGCCGGCGCATCAGGCCCTGGTCAGCGCGGCATTGCTGCCGACATTGTCCCGTCGCCAGGTGGTCAAGCACCTCGCCATGCTGCTGGCGGTGGGCGCCACCGCGTGGAGCGCCAAGGACAGCGAACTGCTGCAACACTGGACCAGCGACTACAGCACCACCGTCGGCGAGCGCTGGCGCATCGACCTGGCGGACAACACCCAGGTGCAACTCAACACCGACAGCGCCATCGACGTGAAATACACCCCCGAGCGACGCCAGATCCACCTGCTGCGCGGCGAAATCCTCGTGGACCCCAACCCCGCCGACAACCGCCCGCTGTGGGTGCAGACCGCCGAAGGCCTGACCCGCGCGGTCAGCGGCCGTTTCAGCCTGCGCCAGCGTGACGGCTTCACCCAACTGGGCGCCGACCAGGGCCCGCTGTCGGTGCAGATCCCGTCGCGCAGCCTGGTCCTGCAACCCGGCGAACTGATCAGCTTCGACGCCCACACCGTGCTCGCCCGCCGCCCGCAACGGGACGGCGAACTGGCCTGGCGCGGCGGCATGATCGTCGCCCAGGGCATGCCCCTGGCAGACTTCCTCGAAGAATTGAGCCGCTATCGGCGCGGGCGCCTGGCCTGTGATCCGGCGGTGCGCGGCGTGCGGGTGTCGGGCACCTATCCGCTGGCCGATACCGACCGCATCCTCGCCGCCCTGGCGCAGACCCTGCAATTGGAGGTGCAGCATTTCACGCGCTTCTGGGTCACCCTCAAGCCGCGCCAGCACCTCGTGTGA
- a CDS encoding TonB-dependent receptor: protein MQGIATLTVATPLLLASAWVQAAPQIDFDIPAGSLAGALNRFGQASQILLSYPAALTDGKTSPGLHGRHDLDSGLAILLSSSDLQAVRGSDNHYSLEPRPAGGALQLSTVSISGKAPGSTTEGTGSYTTQSSSSSTRLNLTPRETPQSLTVMTRQRLDDQRLINLSDTLDATPGIIVLRDGKGSESDGYFSRGFQIQNFEIDGVPTATRMDNYTQSMAMYDRVEIVRGATGLISGMGNPAATINLIRKRPTAEARASVTAEAGNWDRYGTGLDVSGPLTESGNVRGRLVADYKTERSWIDRYKQESQLLYGITEFDLTEDTLLTMGFSYLRTDVDAPARSGLPTRFTDGSRSNLSRSLNTAPSWSYNDHEQTSFFTAIEQKFGSGWSAKAEFTHTENQFDEIFNYVNGSLNRDGSGTTQLPVRFSGTPRQDNLDLYATGPFNLLGREHELIAGVTLSKYRESVPSHGGWNYAYSGSPAGAIDNLFNWDGNSAKPVFDVTGKSSVDESQYAAYLSTRLRVTDDLSLILGSRVIDWKRDTVTSPYGGTETRTDESETGVYIPYAGVVYDLTDNWSAYASYTKIFNPQAMGVHDINNKALPPMEGKGYEVGLKGSFFDEKLNTSLALFKLEQDNLAIWIDTPGGDTYRNEKGTTTEGVELELNGELAEGWQASAGYAYAVSTDADDNRIVTTLPRQSLKTFTTYRLPGALDKFTVGGGVNWQSKVGEDLHTFSQGSYAVTNLLVRYDVTPKLSASVNLNNLFDREYLSYAGNHGMYGAPRNLMTGVKYDF from the coding sequence ATGCAAGGCATCGCCACGCTCACGGTCGCCACGCCGTTGTTGCTGGCGTCGGCCTGGGTGCAGGCCGCACCGCAGATCGACTTCGACATCCCGGCCGGTTCGCTCGCCGGCGCACTCAACCGGTTCGGCCAGGCCAGCCAGATCCTGCTGTCCTACCCGGCGGCGCTCACCGACGGCAAGACCAGCCCCGGCCTGCATGGGCGCCATGACCTGGACAGCGGCCTGGCGATCCTGCTCAGCAGCAGCGACCTGCAAGCCGTGCGTGGCAGCGACAACCACTACTCGCTGGAGCCGCGCCCGGCGGGCGGCGCCTTGCAACTGAGCACCGTGTCCATCTCCGGCAAGGCGCCGGGTTCGACCACCGAGGGCACCGGTTCCTACACCACGCAGTCCTCCAGCAGCTCGACGCGCCTGAACCTGACCCCACGGGAAACCCCGCAATCGCTCACCGTGATGACGCGCCAGCGCCTCGACGACCAGCGGCTGATCAACCTCAGCGACACCCTCGACGCCACCCCCGGCATCATCGTGCTGCGTGATGGCAAGGGTTCGGAAAGCGATGGTTATTTCTCCCGTGGCTTCCAGATCCAGAACTTCGAGATCGACGGCGTGCCCACCGCCACGCGCATGGACAACTACACCCAAAGCATGGCCATGTACGACCGCGTCGAGATCGTGCGCGGCGCCACCGGCCTGATTAGCGGCATGGGCAACCCGGCGGCCACCATCAACCTGATCCGCAAGCGCCCGACCGCCGAGGCGCGTGCCAGCGTGACCGCCGAGGCGGGCAACTGGGACCGTTACGGTACCGGCCTCGACGTGTCCGGGCCGCTGACCGAGAGCGGCAACGTGCGCGGGCGCCTGGTGGCGGACTACAAGACCGAACGTTCCTGGATCGACCGCTACAAGCAGGAAAGCCAGCTGCTCTACGGCATTACCGAGTTCGACCTGACCGAAGACACCCTGCTGACAATGGGCTTCAGCTACCTGCGCACCGACGTCGATGCCCCCGCGCGTTCCGGTTTACCCACGCGCTTTACCGACGGCTCGCGCAGCAACCTCAGCCGCTCGCTGAACACCGCGCCGTCGTGGTCCTACAACGACCATGAGCAGACCAGTTTCTTCACCGCCATCGAGCAGAAGTTCGGCAGCGGCTGGAGCGCCAAGGCCGAATTCACCCATACCGAAAACCAGTTCGACGAAATCTTCAACTACGTCAACGGCAGCCTCAACCGTGACGGTAGCGGCACCACCCAGTTGCCGGTGCGCTTCTCCGGCACGCCGCGCCAGGACAACCTCGACCTGTACGCCACCGGCCCGTTCAACCTGCTCGGTCGCGAGCACGAGCTGATCGCCGGCGTGACCCTGTCCAAATACCGCGAGAGCGTGCCGAGCCACGGCGGCTGGAACTACGCCTATTCCGGCTCGCCGGCGGGCGCCATCGACAACCTGTTCAACTGGGACGGTAACTCGGCCAAACCGGTGTTCGACGTCACCGGCAAATCCTCGGTGGATGAAAGCCAGTACGCCGCTTACCTCAGCACCCGCCTGCGGGTTACCGACGACCTCAGCCTGATCCTCGGCAGCCGGGTGATCGACTGGAAACGTGACACCGTCACCAGCCCTTACGGCGGCACCGAGACCCGCACCGACGAATCCGAAACCGGCGTCTACATCCCCTACGCCGGGGTGGTGTACGACCTCACCGACAACTGGTCGGCCTACGCCAGCTACACCAAGATCTTCAACCCCCAGGCCATGGGCGTGCATGACATCAACAACAAGGCTCTGCCGCCGATGGAAGGCAAGGGCTACGAAGTGGGGCTCAAGGGCAGCTTCTTCGACGAGAAACTCAACACCAGCCTGGCGCTGTTCAAGCTGGAACAGGACAACCTGGCGATCTGGATCGACACCCCGGGCGGCGACACCTACCGCAACGAGAAGGGCACCACCACCGAAGGCGTCGAACTGGAGCTCAACGGCGAATTGGCCGAAGGCTGGCAAGCCTCCGCGGGCTACGCCTACGCCGTCAGCACCGATGCCGACGACAACCGCATCGTCACCACCTTGCCGCGCCAGAGCCTGAAGACCTTCACCACCTACCGCCTGCCGGGCGCGCTGGACAAATTCACCGTGGGCGGCGGGGTGAACTGGCAGAGCAAGGTCGGCGAAGACCTGCACACGTTCAGCCAGGGCAGCTATGCGGTGACCAACCTGCTGGTGCGGTATGACGTGACGCCCAAGCTGAGTGCGTCGGTGAACCTCAACAACCTGTTCGACCGCGAGTACCTCAGCTATGCCGGCAACCACGGCATGTATGGCGCGCCGCGCAACCTGATGACAGGCGTCAAATACGATTTCTGA
- a CDS encoding acyltransferase family protein, producing the protein MKHRWIQMDIAKGIGILVIVYAHSWFVATSLDLMYPILASFILPLFFFLSGVLFKPEQPFGEMAVRKADGLLKPFFFTMLVYVIVRDVLRGQPLLPDIGGVLYASVDTIPWQALWFLPHFWVAILFSWCVLRLIQRLPLALSCGLTALILVVGTWILPWFWQLPVTVGERTWVLPGLPFSLDVTLISSAFFILGYLLRDWLRRHEGSLLTLVISAALFAAVFLWRGDTMDLAQRRYDHWLWTSLLAVIGVYLCWALARVLMVSALLTRAMTYIGQSTLILLIFHGEIQHKTFDLMARLGLPPLMAACVGLVVAVVAPLLIGEVIKRVAFLRFFYFPFPVRKKTETPTPARN; encoded by the coding sequence GTGAAACATCGCTGGATTCAAATGGATATCGCCAAAGGCATCGGCATCCTGGTGATCGTGTATGCCCACAGCTGGTTTGTGGCCACGTCCCTGGACCTGATGTACCCGATCCTCGCGTCGTTCATTCTGCCGTTGTTCTTCTTTTTGTCGGGCGTGCTGTTCAAGCCGGAACAGCCCTTTGGCGAGATGGCCGTGCGCAAGGCCGACGGCCTGCTCAAGCCGTTTTTCTTCACCATGCTGGTCTACGTGATCGTGCGCGATGTGCTGCGCGGGCAGCCGCTGCTGCCGGACATCGGCGGCGTGCTGTATGCCTCGGTGGACACCATCCCGTGGCAGGCGCTGTGGTTTCTGCCGCATTTCTGGGTGGCGATCCTGTTCAGCTGGTGCGTGCTGCGCCTGATCCAACGCCTGCCGCTGGCGCTGAGTTGTGGGCTGACCGCACTGATTCTGGTGGTGGGCACCTGGATCCTGCCGTGGTTCTGGCAACTGCCGGTGACCGTCGGCGAACGCACCTGGGTCCTGCCCGGTTTGCCCTTCAGCCTGGACGTCACGCTGATCAGCAGCGCGTTTTTCATCCTCGGCTACCTGCTGCGGGACTGGCTGCGCCGGCATGAGGGTTCACTGCTGACGCTGGTGATCTCGGCGGCGCTGTTTGCGGCGGTGTTTCTCTGGCGGGGCGACACCATGGACCTGGCGCAACGGCGCTATGACCACTGGTTGTGGACCAGCCTGCTGGCGGTGATTGGCGTGTACCTGTGCTGGGCCTTGGCGCGGGTGCTGATGGTCTCGGCGCTGCTGACGCGGGCGATGACCTACATTGGCCAGTCCACGTTGATCCTGTTGATCTTCCATGGCGAGATCCAGCACAAGACCTTCGACCTGATGGCGCGCCTGGGGCTGCCTCCGTTAATGGCGGCGTGCGTTGGCTTGGTGGTGGCGGTGGTGGCGCCGTTGCTGATTGGGGAAGTGATCAAGCGGGTGGCGTTCTTGCGTTTTTTCTACTTTCCGTTTCCGGTGCGCAAGAAAACGGAGACCCCGACTCCAGCACGCAACTGA